One Acidobacteriota bacterium genomic window carries:
- a CDS encoding thioredoxin domain-containing protein codes for MKILKVNSFNFREQILNSERLVLVEFGAEWCPPCKRQRPVLEEIAEEYKEKIIVGILDVGESPEIAEEYSVINVPQILVFKKGERVSTLSGFQPKSKLISVISNLT; via the coding sequence ATGAAGATATTGAAAGTTAACAGTTTTAATTTTAGAGAACAAATTTTAAATTCTGAAAGATTAGTTTTGGTTGAATTTGGGGCAGAGTGGTGTCCTCCATGTAAAAGACAGAGGCCAGTTTTAGAAGAAATCGCTGAGGAGTATAAAGAAAAAATTATCGTGGGAATTCTTGATGTTGGTGAATCTCCTGAAATAGCTGAAGAATACAGTGTTATAAACGTTCCTCAGATATTGGTTTTTAAAAAAGGAGAGAGAGTATCGACACTTTCAGGATTCCAGCCCAAATCGAAACTCATTTCTGTGATTTCCAACCTGACTTAA
- a CDS encoding HU family DNA-binding protein, which translates to MVKADIINKIISEAEIEKKYIVSGVNNIIEIMRETLKTGEKIELRGFGVFKVVAKKTGIGRNLQNNTPLELKEGKRIKFKSGKNLKKI; encoded by the coding sequence ATGGTAAAGGCAGATATAATTAATAAGATTATTTCAGAGGCTGAGATAGAAAAAAAATATATAGTATCAGGAGTAAATAATATAATTGAGATAATGAGAGAAACCTTGAAAACAGGAGAGAAAATTGAATTAAGGGGGTTTGGAGTGTTTAAAGTTGTAGCGAAAAAGACCGGAATCGGAAGAAATTTACAAAATAACACTCCTTTAGAACTTAAAGAAGGAAAAAGAATTAAGTTTAAAAGTGGGAAAAATCTCAAGAAAATATAG